The genomic window GTGGTGACGGCCGTCCAGCCGGCTGGGCAGCGCTACGCGCGCACGATGGTGATTGACCACACGACGACCAAGAAGGGTAGCGCGCTGCCGCTGTTGCTGCGCACGTTTAACATCAACCCGCAGCACGTCGTCGCCGAGCCGAACCCCAACGGGCCGCGCTTCACCGTCATCGTGGGGCCCGATTTCAACACCTGCTACTACGCCAAGTCGCTGGCAGCGGCGGGCAGCCAACCAATCAAACCGCAGGCGGTCTCCGCGGCGGAAGCATTGCAGCTATTGCAGACTTCGGTCGTCGTCACCGACACCGCGCACATCGCACAGTCGGTGGTTGAGTTGCGCAACCAGCAGGCTGCGGTTGTGATGACCGCAACGGCGCTGCTCGACCCGGCGGCTGCAGCCACGACCCCGCCGGCGCCACCGGCGGTCGCCCCGCCCACCTTCCTGGTGCCGCCGGGCGACATCGTCAACATCCGTAGCGCGCCGACCGTACGTTCGCGCAGCCTGGGCCAGTTGCGCGGCGGGTTCAGCAGCGAGATCCTCGGCCGCAGCTTGGACGGCAACTGGCTGCAGTTCCAGATGCCGCGCACCCGGCCGGCTGGCTTGGGTGAACAAGGATGTGGTGCAAGTCAAAGGCTACTTCTCGGCGATGGCTGCGGAAGGTGATGAGGGGCACGCGCTGCCCAATCCTGACTCGCCACGCATCGTCATCCCGGCCGGCAACGTGGTGAACGTGCGCAACGGCCCCGGCCTGACCTTCGACATCCTCGGTCGGATGTTCGCGCGCCAGTCGGCACCGATCATCGGGCGCAGCGCCGACGGTCTGTGGTGGCAGATCGAGTTTGGCGGGCAACCGGCCTGGATCTCAGCGCGCTACGTGCGTGCCATGGGCAACATCGGCAGGGTGCCGACGACAAGGCGTTGAGTACCCCAGGGCGCTAGCGCGGTGTGAAGTCGGTCTGCGGCGTCAGCTCCCGCACAAACGCGGCGATCAGCTTCGCTGCGCCTTCCACATCGCTCAGCGCGATCATCTCGTTCGGCGAGTGCATGTAGCGGTTGGGGATGGAGATGATGCCGGTCGCTACGCCGCCGCGCGAGAGGTGAATCGCGTCGGCGTCGGTGCCGGTGGCGCGCGGATTGGCCTCTACAGCGCAGGGGATGCCCTCGCGTTCGGCCAGGCCAACCAGCATGTCGAATATGACCGGGCTGCCCGCCGACCCGCGCGAGAGGACCGGCCCGCCACCCAGCTTCACGTCGCCGGAGCGCCGCTTGTTTGCGTCGGGGTGGTCTGTGGCGTGGGTCACGTCCACGACGATGGCCGCCTGCGGCGCGAACGAAAAGGCCGAGGTATGTGCGCCGGCGAAGGTAATCTCCTCCTGCACCGTCGCCACTGCGGCGACCGTCGCCAACGGGCGCGCTTGCGCCAGCAAGCGCAGCGCTTCCAGCACGGTGAACGCGCCGATGCGGTTGTCAATGCTGCGAGAGACGATGCGCCCGTTGGGGAAGTCGTAGACCGGCGCGTCAATGACGCCGGCCGTGCCCACCCGCACGTGTCCCAGCGCCTCGTCACGGCTCTTCGCGCCGATGTCGATCCACAAGTCCTCAATCTTGCTGGCCTTGTCGCGCTCGTCCGGCCTCATGAGGTGGATGGCTTTTTTGCCGATCACGCCGAGCACATCGCCTTGCTTGCCGAGCAAGCGCACGCGCTGACCTACCAGCACCTGCGGATCCCAGCCGCCGATCGGCGCAAACCATAGGTAACCTTCGTCATCCACGTGGGTGATCATCAAGCCGATCTCGTCTATGTGGCCGGCCAACAGCACGCGCGGCGCGCCTTCCGCGCCGTTCAACACAGCGTATGAATTACCGCGCACGTCGGCGCGCACTTCGTCGGCGAAGGTCATGGCTTCTTCGCGCCAGACTCGCGCCGGGCCGACCTCGTCGCCCGATGGGCCAGGCGCGCTGAGGAGTCGCTTAAGGAATGTGATGGAGCGCTCGTTCATGCGCGCGATTATCCATGATGTTAGCGCCGTGCGCCTGGACGCGCTGCCATCGCCACCGGCGCGTTAAAATCGCGCCCGTGACCGCGAAAGTTGCCCTGGCAGCGATGGCCGGCGCACTGCTGGTGGCCTGCGCGCCCGCACAAGACGCCCGCCACAACCCGCTGCGTCGCCCTGCGCCGCCGGTCTTCGGCCGGTTCGACCCGGCCAGCATACGCGACATTGACGTGGATGCCCTGCCGGTGCTGCCGGAGATCACGCCGACGATGGCGGAGTCGCTGCGCGCGATCTACCAGGCCGGCCTGGCCAGAGGCAACAATCCGCGCGTGCTCGCCAAGCTCGGCGATTGCATGACCGAGAACGAGTATTTCCTGGCGCCGCTCAGCGCCGGGCGTTACGCACTGGGCGACTACGCGGCGCTCAAACCAACGCTCGAACACTTCCTGGGCGTTCCGGCGCGGGCCAACGGCGTCCGACCGTGGGATAAGGACTCGTTCGCCACTCCCAGCCTGGCCGCGGCCGCCGGCTTTAACGTGGCCGGCCCGCTCGACCCAACGTGGTCGAACCCCGATTGGTGCGCCGCCGACGAGTCACCGCTGCAGTGCGAGTTTCGCGTCTCCAAGCCGGCCTTCGCCATCGTCATGTTCGGCACCAACGACGTGAACACGACCGACCTGGCGACCTACGACTTCTACCTGCGCACGATCATCAGCCAGACGCTCGACGCCGGCGTCATCCCCATCTTGAACACCTTCCCTACACGGCCGGAAAACCCCGCCAAGACTCGGCAGCTCAACCAAATTGTGGTAAGGGTGGCGCAGGACTACGGCGCGCCTCTGATCAACCTGAATCGCGCGCTGGCCGCGTTGCCCAACCAGGGCGTGGACCCCCAGGACGCGACGCGCCTCAGCGTGCCGCCGGATGGGCGCGTGGATGTCTTTTCGTCCGAACACCTGCGCTATGGCTTTACCATGCGCAACCTGGTGACGCTGCAGACGCTGGACGCGGTGTTACGGGCAGTCAGATAGCGCGATACCCGCACATCCGCCACTCGCCGCCTTCTTGGATCGCCTTGAACTGACGCTCGGCCAGGTTGAATTCGCGGCGCTCGCCGTCGTAGGTGGTGATAATTCTGCCGGTGCAAGTGATCAACGCCGTGTCCCCCTCGGTTACGTCGGTTCGGCAGGCAAGCGCGTCCAGCAATGGGCTGCGCCCCTGGATCGAGGTCGCTTCTAGGCGGGCGTTGGGTTCCCAGGCTGCGCACGAGAGGGCGATCATGCGTTCCACTTCGCCCTTCACGCGCGCCTGCAGATACGCTTCGATGCGCCGAGCTGGATCGCCGGCGGGCGCACCACCGCAGGCGACCAGCGCAATGCTCAACCCAAGGGCCACTGCGATTGTCCTGTTTGTCTTGCGCATGGTGCGCATCGTATCACTTGCCGTAGGGGTTCGATACAATGCGCGCGATGCAGCCGCGTCCGCGCACGCCGCCACCGGCGGTCGCCCCTGCTGTTTGCCCTGCTTGCGTTCACCGGCGCAGCGCTCATTGCGATGGCGCTGCGTCGCGCTGCGCCTGCGCCGCCCGGCGCCATCGCGGTGACCCTCTACCCGACGCGGCCTCTTCCGACGCCCCAGGCCCATGCCGCAAATGGCTGCGCCTACCGAGACGCCGACCGTTGAGCCGACGCCCACGCCGCGCGCGACGCAATACGTTGTGCAGCCGAACGATACGCTGTGGGACATCGCCATCCGCTTCGGCTTCGCCACGCTCGATCCGATCATCGCCGCGAACCCTGGGATCAATCCCGATTTCCTCTCGCTCGGGCAAGTCATCAACATCCCGGGCGTGGATTTCGTCCCACCGCCGCGGCCACAACCGACCGCGACGCGGGCTCAGCCGCAGCCGCCGGCGCCCGCCTACTTCGTGATGGGGCAGGTGCTGCCCGATGCCGGTGGGTTGCGCCTGCGCGCCGGCCCCAAGCTACGAGAGCCGCGTCATCACGCGCCTGGGGCCGAATACCGCGCTGAAGATCCTCGGCCAGGTGGCCGGACAAAGCTGGTTGAAGGTGATCACGCCTAACGGCACGGAGGGCTATGTG from Candidatus Roseilinea sp. includes these protein-coding regions:
- a CDS encoding endoglucanase, giving the protein MNERSITFLKRLLSAPGPSGDEVGPARVWREEAMTFADEVRADVRGNSYAVLNGAEGAPRVLLAGHIDEIGLMITHVDDEGYLWFAPIGGWDPQVLVGQRVRLLGKQGDVLGVIGKKAIHLMRPDERDKASKIEDLWIDIGAKSRDEALGHVRVGTAGVIDAPVYDFPNGRIVSRSIDNRIGAFTVLEALRLLAQARPLATVAAVATVQEEITFAGAHTSAFSFAPQAAIVVDVTHATDHPDANKRRSGDVKLGGGPVLSRGSAGSPVIFDMLVGLAEREGIPCAVEANPRATGTDADAIHLSRGGVATGIISIPNRYMHSPNEMIALSDVEGAAKLIAAFVRELTPQTDFTPR